A single Penaeus chinensis breed Huanghai No. 1 chromosome 7, ASM1920278v2, whole genome shotgun sequence DNA region contains:
- the LOC125027003 gene encoding uncharacterized protein LOC125027003: protein RDPGYATIRALDTPLHEHTSTLAETPSCLSHTHQASDSWLQTSQTSTQYPLDSSRLHRRLSLPEEQPSAIPDPACTTSLQQPAPQTSRIVITTKYADPLSSFVKEVDVGNTVICYVPRNVVFNEPPNLFSTQKTIINSMCYQTDVNFSMALLCKPQQLPENCLTVWTVDDRIRRHAMWSSPEFLYSRNEEPKMSMKTPWFLGKSVMRERPDGRLSYPTSRGPVSVSGVYQPTKSGFKKYQGRVPSIVALLTSHAKSHHKLAQKNVRQHDVEFPMPKIFQTSHSGMEKEFWQQKRFTPVSQEIHKAMAREGRQWQYDPYSLRSQSREETVNPVLLKMDNINKGKKLGFSYHLDPPTGLYQMNRSSMLNLPPPPQMPLPPVPEIDDPAVPGPSTRRDSYPSRPGRPPVPWKDLPEPSRMSGRYYEMSKPVPYRAQRLSESVTFINPYTQRPDGEFSSVEDRASHSVLTPHSERQRRESTTLFFPEEVIKPHHLNTQKLSAVLVLSMFVVALLIFYLVYFI from the coding sequence AGAGATCCGGGCTACGCCACCATCCGTGCACTAGACACACCACTCCACGAACATACATCAACACTTGCAGAAACACCCTCATGTTTGTCCCACACACACCAAGCCAGTGACTCATGGCTCCAGACATCCCAAACAAGCACACAATATCCCTTAGATAGCAGTAGGCTTCACCGGAGATTAAGTCTTCCAGAAGAGCAGCCATCTGCAATCCCAGACCCGGCATGTACAACAAGTCTGCAGCAGCCAGCTCCACAGACCAGCAGGATTGTTATCACAACAAAGTATGCAGATCCCTTAAGCTCGTTTGTTAAAGAAGTGGATGTAGGCAATACAGTTATTTGTTATGTTCCTCGCAATGTTGTATTCAATGAACCTCCAAACTTATTTAGTACTCAGAAAACTATTATTAATTCAATGTGTTACCAAACCGACGTCAACTTTTCTATGGCTCTTCTGTGTAAGCCACAGCAGCTCCCGGAAAATTGTCTCACAGTTTGGACTGTTGATGACCGAATCAGACGACATGCGATGTGGAGTAGCCCGGAGTTCTTATATTCAAGAAATGAAGAGCCCAAGATGAGTATGAAGACACCCTGGTTTCTAGGGAAAAGTGTTATGCGTGAGCGACCAGACGGGCGCCTGTCATACCCTACTTCAAGAGGACCTGTCAGTGTGTCAGGGGTGTATCAGCCCACAAAATCAGGTTTCAAAAAGTACCAGGGGAGGGTGCCATCCATAGTAGCCCTCCTGACCAGCCATGCTAAGAGTCACCATAAACTTGCTCAAAAGAATGTTAGGCAACATGATGTTGAGTTTCCTATGCCAAAGATCTTCCAGACCAGCCATTCTGGGATGGAGAAGGAATTCTGGCAGCAGAAAAGGTTTACCCCTGTATCTCAAGAGATACATAAAGCTATGGCAAGAGAAGGCAGACAGTGGCAGTACGATCCATATTCGTTGAGAAGTCAGTCACGGGAGGAAACTGTGAATCCAGTTTTACTGAAAATGGATAACATAAACAAGGGGAAGAAACTGGGTTTTAGTTATCATCTGGATCCCCCAACAGGGTTGTATCAAATGAATCGCTCCTCAATGCTTAATCTTCCACCACCGCCACAGATGCCTCTACCACCTGTTCCTGAGATTGATGACCCTGCTGTGCCTGGTCCATCGACGAGACGTGATTCATATCCATCAAGGCCAGGAAGACCACCTGTTCCGTGGAAGGATCTACCAGAGCCAAGTAGAATGTCAGGAAGATATTATGAGATGTCTAAACCTGTTCCATACAGGGCACAGAGACTGTCAGAGTCTGTAACTTTCATAAATCCATACACGCAAAGACCAGATGGCGAATTTTCCTCAGTGGAGGATAGGGCAAGTCACTCAGTTTTAACCCCACACtcagagagacaaaggagggaaTCGACCACTCTCTTTTTTCCAGAAGAAGTCATCAAGCCTCATCATTTAAACACACAGAAACTTTCTGCTGTGTTAGTTTTGTCTATGTTTGTTGTTGCTCTCTTGATATTctatttagtttattttatttag